The Caldilineales bacterium DNA window GCCGTCGTGCGTGCACACATCCTCGATGGCGCAAATGGCCCCGTCGATGTTGAACAGGGCGACGACAAAACCATCCACCTCGACCAGTTTGCGCCGGCCGGGCGGAACCTCTTTCAGTTTCGCTACTTTCTTGAATTTCGGCATGTAACGCTATATACCAAGCTCTTTTCTTAGATCACCCAGGCCAATGGTTGGCGCGTCTTTTTCCAAGCCTTTGGCCTGTCGGAGCAAGCGAAGGTCTTCGTAATTCGCTAGAGTTTCCTGCAATTCCAGAAACTCCTCATATGACAGGACAGCAAAGGTTTTCCTGCCGTCCTTTTCAAGAATTTGTGGGTGTAGCTCCAACATCGTCTTATCTTCCTATCGGTAAACGTCGCGTCGATGCACCACGCGATAGATGACAATTACACTTCCTTCTATTTCAAATAAGATTCGGTAGTCACCGACACGCAGGCGATATTCAGGTGTGAAATCAGTAAGGCGTTTCACATCCCCTTGCAGATCCTGCGACATTGCCTCGATTTTTGTAATGATCCGATTAGCGTCGTTCTTGGGAACACTTTTTAAGTCTTTGACAGCCTGTGGTTTGAACGCTACTGTGTAGATTCTCATATGGAATCGTTATTCCGCCCATTCTTCCATGCCCCAAACGCCCGCTTTCAACACTTTCAGCGAGAGCAGGGCGCACTTCATGCGCACGGGGCCGATGGGGATGCCGAGCAAGTCAAGGATGTCATCCTTGTCCAGCGCCTTGACCTCGTCCAGCGTTTTGCCCTGGATTTCGTCGATCAGCATCGAGGCCGCAGCCTG harbors:
- a CDS encoding SUF system NifU family Fe-S cluster assembly protein, yielding MDDLYRENIIDHFRHPRHKGRLDAPDVHYHDVNPFCGDEITIELKLDGDRVQEAAFDGKGCAISQAAASMLIDEIQGKTLDEVKALDKDDILDLLGIPIGPVRMKCALLSLKVLKAGVWGMEEWAE
- a CDS encoding type II toxin-antitoxin system RelE/ParE family toxin; amino-acid sequence: MRIYTVAFKPQAVKDLKSVPKNDANRIITKIEAMSQDLQGDVKRLTDFTPEYRLRVGDYRILFEIEGSVIVIYRVVHRRDVYR